In a genomic window of uncultured Flavobacterium sp.:
- a CDS encoding helix-turn-helix transcriptional regulator has product MEKKNNNPAKISSISQFHSLLKLPKPLHPMISLVDNTQLVINADLTNTSFLLDFYKISYKFSTNGKMGYGQGYYDFNEGGLMFASPNQLIFTDSEEGIEYHGYTLLFHPDFIRNYPLGKNIKKYGFFSYDTNEALHLSDSEKTTIIGLLTSIDKELHTAIDEMSQDVIVSYIDVLLNYSNRFYKRQFITRKTISHDLLLKVEDTLDNYLNNAETLKRGLPTVDFLASQINVSTHYLSDMLRNLTGQNAQQHIHSKLIEKSKDFLISTNLSVAEIAYQLGFEYPQSFSKLFKKKTNLTPLEFKNSLN; this is encoded by the coding sequence ATGGAAAAGAAAAATAATAATCCGGCAAAAATTTCCTCTATATCGCAATTTCATAGTTTATTGAAGCTTCCTAAACCGCTTCATCCTATGATAAGTTTAGTCGATAACACGCAACTTGTCATAAATGCTGATTTAACAAATACTTCTTTTTTACTCGATTTTTACAAGATATCTTATAAGTTTTCGACTAACGGAAAAATGGGCTACGGCCAAGGTTATTATGATTTTAATGAAGGCGGATTAATGTTTGCTTCGCCTAATCAATTGATTTTTACAGATAGCGAAGAAGGAATCGAATATCACGGTTATACGCTGCTTTTTCATCCGGATTTTATTAGAAATTATCCTTTAGGGAAAAACATCAAAAAATACGGCTTCTTTTCTTATGATACTAATGAAGCGCTTCATCTTTCTGATAGCGAAAAAACAACCATTATAGGATTATTAACCAGCATTGACAAAGAGCTTCATACCGCAATAGACGAAATGAGTCAGGATGTTATCGTTTCATATATTGATGTTTTGCTTAATTATAGTAATCGTTTTTATAAACGTCAATTCATTACCAGAAAAACAATCAGTCACGATTTATTACTTAAAGTAGAAGATACTCTGGATAATTATCTCAATAATGCCGAAACTCTAAAAAGAGGATTACCAACTGTAGATTTTCTTGCTTCACAAATCAACGTTTCTACACATTATCTCAGCGACATGCTCCGAAATTTAACCGGACAAAATGCGCAACAACACATTCATTCGAAACTTATCGAAAAATCAAAAGACTTTCTGATTTCTACTAATCTTTCTGTGGCAGAAATAGCGTATCAATTGGGTTTTGAATATCCGCAATCATTTAGCAAACTCTTCAAAAAGAAAACCAACTTAACACCTTTAGAGTTTAAAAACTCATTGAATTAG
- a CDS encoding SDR family oxidoreductase, whose amino-acid sequence MKTIFITGASSGLGKATAKLFQQKGWNVIATMRNPEKETELSNLNNVTLLPLDVTNFDQIQSTVKKALELSDIDIVFNNAGYGLIGPLESFNDDQITKQLNTNLLGVIRVTNAFIPYFRERKSGLFISTTSIGGLISFPLGSVYHATKWGLEGWSESMAYELNPFGINIKTVSPGGIKTEFLHGSLDTGVKPEYEAMANKMFENVDVMFEMASTPEQIADVVYEAATDGKTQLRYVAGEDAKALYKQRQEQGDEVFRAAFGKQFLGA is encoded by the coding sequence ATGAAAACTATTTTTATCACAGGCGCTTCATCAGGTTTAGGAAAAGCTACAGCAAAATTATTTCAACAAAAAGGATGGAATGTTATCGCAACAATGAGAAATCCTGAAAAAGAAACTGAACTTTCTAATTTAAACAACGTAACTCTTTTACCATTAGATGTTACGAATTTTGACCAGATACAAAGCACCGTTAAAAAAGCATTGGAATTAAGCGACATTGATATCGTTTTTAATAATGCAGGTTACGGTTTGATTGGTCCTTTGGAAAGCTTTAATGACGATCAAATTACAAAACAATTAAACACAAATTTATTAGGCGTAATTCGTGTTACCAATGCTTTTATTCCGTATTTCAGAGAAAGAAAAAGCGGCTTATTTATCTCCACAACTTCTATTGGCGGATTGATATCTTTTCCTTTAGGATCTGTATATCATGCAACAAAATGGGGATTAGAAGGCTGGAGCGAAAGTATGGCTTATGAATTAAATCCTTTTGGAATCAATATTAAAACGGTTTCTCCGGGCGGTATTAAAACAGAATTTCTTCATGGTTCTCTTGACACTGGAGTTAAACCTGAATATGAAGCAATGGCAAATAAAATGTTTGAAAATGTAGATGTAATGTTTGAAATGGCATCAACACCTGAACAAATTGCAGATGTTGTTTACGAAGCTGCAACAGACGGAAAAACCCAACTGAGATATGTGGCGGGAGAAGACGCAAAAGCACTTTACAAACAAAGACAAGAACAAGGTGACGAAGTTTTTCGTGCTGCATTTGGCAAACAATTTTTAGGAGCATAA
- a CDS encoding Gfo/Idh/MocA family oxidoreductase: MKIVKWGIIGCGNVTEVKSGPAFQKTPNSALVAVMRRDAALAEDYAKRHNVPKWYSNAVDLINDPEVDAVYIATPPSSHKEYTILCAKAGKPVYVEKPMALNFEECNEMISACKEHNVPLFVAYYRRRLPRFLKIKELIDQNKIGKIRHVNCILYHPFEARYDDDINLPWTVLPHISGGGIFVDLACHTLDFLDYALGPIKSVRGHASQQLLAYPAEDSVSMSFLFENGIHGTGLWNFASFERYDNTDIVGDKGKISFSTFGNDPIHIQYTNGEKESITIENPLHIQQPFIETVVEELLGNEGVSPSKGTSAARTTWVIDEVLKEFRNSK, encoded by the coding sequence ATGAAAATTGTAAAATGGGGAATTATTGGCTGTGGTAATGTAACTGAAGTAAAAAGCGGACCAGCATTTCAGAAAACACCAAACTCAGCTTTGGTTGCTGTTATGCGAAGAGATGCGGCTCTTGCCGAAGATTATGCCAAACGCCACAATGTTCCTAAATGGTACTCAAATGCTGTTGATTTAATCAATGATCCTGAAGTTGATGCTGTTTATATTGCTACTCCTCCATCGTCTCATAAAGAATATACTATTTTGTGTGCCAAAGCAGGAAAACCCGTTTACGTTGAGAAACCAATGGCATTAAACTTTGAAGAATGCAACGAAATGATTAGTGCTTGCAAAGAACATAACGTTCCTTTGTTTGTGGCTTATTACAGAAGACGTTTACCGAGATTTTTAAAAATAAAAGAACTTATCGATCAAAACAAAATTGGCAAAATCAGACACGTAAATTGTATTTTATATCATCCGTTTGAAGCTCGTTACGATGACGATATTAATTTGCCTTGGACGGTTTTGCCGCATATTTCCGGTGGTGGAATTTTTGTCGATTTGGCTTGTCATACTTTAGATTTTCTTGATTATGCTTTAGGTCCGATAAAGTCTGTTCGCGGACATGCGAGTCAACAACTTCTTGCTTATCCTGCCGAAGATTCTGTTTCTATGTCTTTTTTATTCGAAAATGGAATTCATGGAACTGGTTTATGGAATTTTGCCAGTTTTGAGCGTTATGATAATACTGATATCGTTGGCGATAAAGGAAAAATCTCTTTCTCTACTTTCGGAAATGATCCAATTCATATTCAATATACAAATGGCGAGAAAGAAAGTATTACAATCGAAAATCCGCTTCATATTCAACAGCCTTTTATAGAAACTGTTGTTGAAGAACTTTTAGGCAATGAAGGTGTTTCTCCTTCAAAAGGAACTTCGGCCGCCAGAACAACCTGGGTTATTGATGAAGTTTTAAAGGAGTTTAGGAATTCGAAATAA
- a CDS encoding outer membrane beta-barrel protein has protein sequence MKKNLFLLGLLVCSMATMAQTEKADKPESWYFKVGGSYFNQTASTEFPVVGGQLPNRDVYAGTLANNKLVSREGITGSFGQGFRSGITAGYRFSPRLGVEMAANYYVSNSKTMAQTTDRLISYNPASSPAATYLSFTAEGEIKAFDLAPALVMFLGEAHGFEPYTKVGVIVPIHGTLDIKTDRQYTTFVNGAQVASTNAYSKDVVKPNPSLGFMASIGTSYKLGKHISAFAELEYRNFTVHGKTKETEIYTENGVDKLNTPTTFRPDASYSASHTKYVETINSTSNSKVTNAAGFDNTKATDDVSTYVGISGLGLTLGLKYSL, from the coding sequence ATGAAAAAGAACCTATTTTTATTAGGATTATTAGTTTGCTCTATGGCCACAATGGCGCAAACAGAAAAAGCAGACAAACCAGAAAGCTGGTATTTTAAAGTTGGTGGATCTTATTTCAATCAAACTGCTTCGACTGAATTTCCTGTTGTTGGTGGTCAATTGCCAAACAGAGATGTTTATGCAGGTACATTAGCAAATAATAAATTGGTATCTAGAGAAGGAATTACAGGTTCTTTTGGACAAGGTTTTAGAAGTGGAATTACTGCTGGTTACCGTTTTTCTCCACGTTTAGGAGTTGAGATGGCTGCAAATTACTACGTTAGTAATTCTAAAACAATGGCACAGACTACAGATAGACTTATTTCTTATAATCCAGCATCAAGCCCAGCAGCAACTTACTTAAGTTTTACTGCAGAAGGAGAAATCAAAGCTTTTGATTTAGCTCCGGCACTTGTAATGTTTTTAGGAGAAGCTCATGGTTTTGAACCATATACTAAAGTTGGAGTTATCGTTCCAATTCACGGTACATTAGACATTAAAACAGACAGACAATACACAACTTTTGTAAATGGTGCGCAAGTTGCTTCAACAAATGCTTATTCAAAAGACGTTGTTAAACCAAATCCATCACTTGGATTTATGGCTTCTATCGGTACATCTTATAAATTAGGAAAACACATTTCAGCTTTCGCAGAATTAGAATACCGTAACTTTACTGTACACGGAAAAACTAAAGAAACTGAAATATATACTGAAAATGGTGTAGATAAATTAAATACTCCAACTACTTTCCGTCCTGATGCATCATATTCTGCAAGTCACACTAAATATGTAGAGACAATCAATTCTACATCAAATAGTAAAGTAACTAATGCAGCTGGATTTGATAATACTAAAGCTACTGACGATGTTAGTACTTACGTTGGTATTTCAGGTTTAGGTTTGACTTTAGGTCTTAAATACAGCCTATAA
- the dnaE gene encoding DNA polymerase III subunit alpha, translated as MYLIFDTETTGLPKRWDAPITDSDNWPRCIQIAWQLHDEMGQLIEHQDYLVKPDGFNIPYDAERIHGISTELAEADGITLAEVLEKFNIALSKTKFIVGQNLGFDVNIMGAEFHRMGVDSAMSSMPVLDTCTEVTASLLKLPGGRGGKFKLPTLTELHEYLFNKPFAEAHNATADVEATTRCFLELIRREVFTKEELDVPKDYFKDFQTRNPQEFPLIGLKHINLKKASDKIREQLKALESVGQEPTVSHSDREDFKEAKYAHLHNHTQFSVLQSTIGIGNIVAATAKNGMPAVAMTDTGNMMGAFHFVSAVMNHNKAASGKNKALVEAGEEPTETEIKPIVGCEFNVCDNHLDKSKKDNGNQVVLLAKNKNGYHNLAKMSSIAFTNGFYYVPRIDRAIVEKYKEDIMVLSGNLYGEIPSKILNIGENQAEEALIWWKEQFGDDFYLEIMRHNQEDENRVNKTLIEFSKKHDVKLIATNNTYYLNKEDANAHDILLCVKDGEKQATPIGRGRGYRYGLPNQEYYYKTGEEMKKLFADLPDSIINIQEIIDKVETYSLYRDVLLPKFDIPEEFVVVEDEADGGVRGENKYLRHLTMVGAKKRYGEITESIQERLDFELLTISNSGYPGYFLIVQDFIAEARNMDVSVGPGRGSAAGSAVAYCLGITNIDPIKYDLLFERFLNPDRVSMPDIDIDFDDEGRGRVMDYVINKYGQNQVAQIITYGKMATKSAIRDTARVLDLPLFEADRIAKLIPAMMPSKWNLARFISESEDEVKKALRSDEYDNVKELIAIANEDDLAGETIQQAKILEGSMRNTGIHACGVIITPSDITNFVPVTTAKDSDLYVTQFDNSVAESAGLLKMDFLGLKTLTLIKDTVKLVKYRNGIDLDPDTFPIDDVETYALFQRGETVGIFQYESPGMQKYMKDLKPTVFGDLIAMNALYRPGPLEYIPSFVRRKNGEEEIKYDLDACEEYLGETYGITVYQEQVMLLSQSLADFTKGEADVLRKAMGKKQKDVLDKMKPKFVEQAAKKGHDAKVLEKIWKDWEAFASYAFNKSHSTCYAWIAYQTAYLKAHYPAEYMAAVLSNNMNDIKQVSFFMEECKRMGLQVLGPDVNESYYKFTVNDEYAVRFGMGAIKGVGSGAVATIVENRKDGKYKSIFDLAKRIDLRAANKKAIENLALAGGFDSFEGTTRAQYFHDDGDGITFYEKAMRYGSKFQENENSSQVSLFGEASEVQIAEPVVPPCEDWSTMEKLAKEKEVVGIYISGHPLDDFRFEMKYFCNSRLEWLKSMNEYVGKNLNFAGIINNVQHRVAKNGKGWAVFNLEGYDESYEFKIFGEEYLKFRHFLIQNNFAFIKILIKDGWVNHDTGKKSDPRMQFVEVRQLQDILEAFAKKLILLLNIKDLQTEFIHKLSDLFNQNKGDNSVTFEIMELERIKRLVEVETTNEFEETEDAVFADENEDSDASLEDTKTKEVNEVEEIKVVTKLSMPSRRLKIKISAELLQELEKMQINFKLN; from the coding sequence ATGTATTTAATATTCGATACCGAAACTACTGGATTACCAAAACGTTGGGACGCTCCAATTACTGATTCTGATAACTGGCCTCGCTGTATTCAGATCGCCTGGCAGCTTCATGACGAAATGGGGCAACTTATCGAACATCAGGATTATTTGGTTAAGCCTGACGGATTTAATATTCCGTATGATGCAGAACGTATTCACGGGATTTCTACAGAATTGGCTGAAGCCGATGGAATCACTTTGGCCGAAGTTTTGGAGAAATTTAATATTGCATTAAGTAAAACGAAATTTATTGTAGGTCAGAATTTAGGTTTCGACGTCAATATTATGGGAGCCGAATTTCATAGAATGGGTGTAGATTCTGCTATGAGTTCAATGCCGGTTTTGGATACATGTACAGAAGTTACGGCTTCATTATTGAAACTTCCGGGAGGTCGTGGAGGTAAATTTAAATTACCAACATTAACAGAATTACACGAATATCTTTTTAATAAACCTTTCGCAGAAGCGCACAACGCAACTGCCGACGTTGAGGCAACTACGCGTTGTTTTCTGGAGTTAATTAGAAGAGAAGTTTTTACCAAAGAAGAACTGGATGTTCCGAAGGATTATTTTAAAGATTTCCAAACTAGAAATCCACAGGAATTTCCGTTAATTGGTTTAAAACATATCAATCTTAAAAAAGCTTCTGATAAAATCAGAGAGCAGTTAAAAGCTTTAGAATCTGTTGGGCAAGAACCTACAGTTTCACATTCTGACAGAGAAGATTTTAAAGAAGCAAAATACGCGCATTTACACAATCATACTCAATTTTCGGTTTTACAATCGACTATAGGTATTGGTAATATTGTTGCGGCTACAGCCAAAAACGGAATGCCTGCCGTTGCAATGACGGATACAGGAAACATGATGGGAGCTTTTCACTTTGTGAGCGCCGTTATGAATCACAATAAAGCAGCATCGGGAAAAAATAAAGCTTTGGTTGAAGCTGGTGAAGAACCAACAGAAACCGAAATAAAACCAATCGTAGGTTGCGAATTTAATGTCTGCGACAATCACTTAGATAAAAGTAAAAAAGACAACGGAAATCAGGTTGTATTATTAGCCAAAAACAAAAATGGTTATCACAATCTGGCAAAAATGTCTTCGATTGCTTTTACAAACGGATTTTATTATGTTCCGAGGATTGACCGTGCGATTGTTGAAAAATACAAAGAAGATATCATGGTTTTGTCCGGAAATTTATACGGAGAAATTCCGAGTAAAATTCTGAACATCGGTGAAAACCAAGCCGAAGAAGCTTTGATTTGGTGGAAAGAACAATTTGGCGATGATTTTTATCTCGAGATTATGCGACATAATCAGGAAGATGAAAATCGTGTAAATAAAACCCTGATTGAGTTTTCTAAAAAACATGATGTCAAATTAATTGCAACAAATAACACCTATTATTTAAATAAAGAAGATGCCAACGCACACGACATTTTATTGTGTGTAAAAGATGGTGAAAAACAAGCGACGCCAATTGGTCGTGGTCGAGGTTATCGTTACGGATTACCAAATCAGGAATACTATTATAAGACTGGTGAAGAGATGAAAAAACTCTTTGCTGATTTGCCTGATTCGATTATTAATATTCAGGAAATTATAGACAAAGTCGAAACTTACTCACTTTATCGTGATGTATTGCTTCCTAAGTTTGATATTCCAGAAGAGTTTGTAGTTGTCGAAGATGAAGCTGATGGCGGAGTTCGTGGAGAGAATAAATATTTGCGACACCTTACAATGGTTGGTGCAAAAAAACGATACGGAGAAATTACAGAATCTATTCAGGAACGTCTGGATTTTGAGTTATTAACGATTTCCAATTCAGGATATCCGGGTTACTTTTTGATCGTTCAGGATTTCATCGCCGAAGCCAGAAATATGGACGTTTCGGTTGGACCAGGCCGTGGATCTGCTGCGGGATCTGCCGTAGCATATTGTTTAGGAATTACCAATATTGACCCTATTAAGTACGATTTGCTTTTTGAGCGTTTCCTAAATCCTGACCGTGTATCCATGCCCGATATTGATATCGATTTTGATGACGAGGGTCGTGGTCGTGTTATGGATTATGTAATTAATAAATACGGTCAAAATCAGGTTGCGCAAATTATTACTTATGGTAAAATGGCAACCAAATCTGCGATTCGTGATACGGCTCGTGTACTGGATTTACCATTATTTGAAGCCGATAGAATTGCAAAACTGATTCCGGCAATGATGCCATCAAAATGGAATTTGGCGCGTTTTATTTCTGAAAGCGAAGATGAAGTTAAAAAAGCCCTTCGATCAGATGAATATGATAATGTAAAAGAATTGATCGCTATTGCCAATGAAGATGATTTGGCTGGAGAAACAATTCAACAGGCAAAAATTCTTGAAGGATCGATGCGAAATACCGGAATTCACGCCTGTGGTGTAATTATTACGCCATCGGATATTACGAATTTCGTTCCCGTTACCACAGCAAAAGATTCTGATTTATATGTAACACAGTTTGATAACTCGGTTGCAGAAAGTGCAGGATTGCTGAAGATGGACTTCTTGGGTCTGAAGACCCTTACCTTAATTAAAGATACCGTTAAACTGGTAAAATATAGAAACGGAATTGATTTGGATCCGGATACATTTCCAATTGATGATGTTGAAACTTATGCACTTTTCCAGAGAGGAGAAACGGTTGGAATCTTCCAATACGAGTCACCCGGAATGCAGAAATACATGAAGGATCTGAAGCCAACGGTTTTTGGAGATTTAATTGCCATGAATGCACTATATCGTCCGGGACCTTTGGAGTATATTCCATCTTTCGTAAGAAGAAAAAATGGCGAAGAAGAAATCAAATACGATTTAGATGCCTGTGAAGAATATTTAGGAGAAACCTACGGAATTACCGTTTACCAAGAGCAGGTAATGCTTTTGTCGCAATCGCTGGCTGACTTTACAAAAGGTGAGGCCGACGTTTTGCGTAAGGCGATGGGTAAGAAACAAAAAGACGTACTAGACAAAATGAAGCCGAAGTTCGTAGAACAAGCGGCGAAAAAAGGTCATGATGCAAAAGTTTTAGAGAAAATCTGGAAAGACTGGGAAGCATTTGCGAGTTACGCCTTCAACAAATCGCACTCGACTTGTTATGCCTGGATTGCGTACCAAACCGCTTATTTAAAAGCGCATTATCCTGCCGAATATATGGCAGCGGTACTTTCGAATAACATGAATGATATTAAACAAGTATCATTTTTCATGGAAGAATGTAAGCGAATGGGATTGCAGGTTTTAGGTCCAGACGTAAACGAATCATACTATAAATTTACCGTAAATGATGAATATGCGGTACGTTTTGGTATGGGAGCGATTAAAGGAGTAGGTTCCGGAGCTGTTGCAACTATTGTAGAAAACAGAAAAGACGGTAAATATAAATCGATTTTTGACTTGGCAAAACGTATTGATTTGCGTGCAGCCAATAAAAAAGCAATTGAAAACTTAGCGCTTGCGGGAGGTTTTGATTCATTTGAAGGAACAACCAGAGCACAATATTTTCATGATGATGGTGACGGAATTACATTTTATGAAAAAGCGATGCGTTACGGATCGAAGTTTCAGGAAAACGAAAACTCATCTCAGGTAAGTTTATTTGGAGAAGCAAGCGAAGTGCAAATTGCAGAACCTGTTGTGCCTCCATGCGAAGATTGGAGCACAATGGAAAAACTAGCCAAAGAAAAAGAAGTTGTTGGGATTTATATTTCCGGACATCCTTTGGACGATTTTAGATTTGAGATGAAATACTTCTGTAATTCCCGATTGGAATGGTTGAAAAGTATGAACGAATATGTAGGTAAAAATCTAAATTTTGCCGGAATCATAAATAACGTACAGCATCGTGTGGCAAAAAACGGAAAAGGCTGGGCAGTATTTAATTTAGAAGGATACGACGAAAGTTACGAGTTTAAGATTTTTGGTGAAGAATACTTAAAATTCCGCCATTTCCTGATTCAGAATAATTTTGCTTTCATAAAAATATTAATAAAAGACGGTTGGGTAAATCATGATACAGGTAAAAAATCTGATCCTAGAATGCAGTTTGTTGAGGTTAGACAATTGCAGGATATCTTAGAAGCTTTTGCTAAAAAGCTAATTTTATTATTGAATATAAAAGATTTACAGACAGAGTTTATTCACAAGTTAAGTGATTTGTTTAATCAGAATAAAGGAGATAATTCAGTGACTTTTGAAATCATGGAATTAGAGAGAATAAAACGTCTCGTTGAGGTCGAAACAACAAATGAGTTTGAAGAAACCGAAGATGCTGTTTTTGCAGACGAAAATGAAGATAGTGATGCATCACTTGAAGATACTAAGACCAAAGAAGTAAATGAAGTTGAAGAAATAAAAGTTGTAACCAAATTATCAATGCCAAGCCGTAGGTTAAAAATTAAGATTTCTGCTGAACTATTACAGGAATTGGAGAAAATGCAGATCAATTTTAAGCTAAATTAA
- the leuC gene encoding 3-isopropylmalate dehydratase large subunit, with translation MSKTLFDKVWDSHVVRKIEDGPDVFFIDRHFIHEVTSPVAFLGLKARGVKVLYPERTFATADHNTPTINQHLPVEDALSANQLKALEDNAAEYGISHWGLGHIKNGIVHVVGPENGITLPGATIVCGDSHTSTHGAFGAIAFGIGTSEVEMVLSTQCIMQPKPKKMRINVNGQLSKGVGPKDVALYIIAQLTTSGGTGYFVEYAGDVFENMTMEGRMTVCNLSIEMGARGGMIAPDQTTFDFLEGRLFTPKGEAWTKAVEYWKTLKTDADAVFDAELNIKASDIEPMITYGTNPGMGIGISKHIPNANQVEGGEETYKKSLAYMGFQEDDVMIGKPIDYVFLGSCTNGRIEDFRAFAEIVKGRKKADNVTAWLVPGSHVVEAQIKEEGILDILTEAGFVLRQPGCSACLAMNDDKVPAGKYAVSTSNRNFEGRQGPGSRTLLASPIMAAAAAVTGKLTDPRELF, from the coding sequence ATGAGTAAGACATTATTTGACAAAGTATGGGATTCACATGTAGTGCGTAAAATTGAAGATGGACCAGATGTGTTTTTTATTGACCGCCATTTCATTCATGAAGTTACGAGTCCTGTTGCTTTTCTAGGATTAAAAGCCAGAGGCGTTAAGGTTTTATACCCGGAGCGTACTTTTGCAACTGCAGATCACAATACACCAACCATAAACCAACATTTACCAGTTGAAGATGCACTATCTGCAAATCAGCTTAAAGCGCTTGAAGATAATGCTGCCGAATACGGAATTTCGCACTGGGGTTTAGGTCACATTAAAAATGGAATTGTACATGTAGTTGGTCCTGAAAACGGAATTACTTTGCCAGGTGCTACTATTGTTTGTGGAGATTCTCACACGTCTACTCACGGTGCTTTTGGAGCGATTGCTTTTGGTATCGGAACTTCTGAGGTTGAAATGGTGCTTTCTACTCAATGTATTATGCAGCCAAAACCAAAGAAAATGCGTATCAACGTAAACGGTCAATTAAGTAAAGGTGTTGGTCCAAAAGACGTTGCACTTTATATTATTGCTCAATTAACTACTTCTGGAGGAACAGGTTATTTTGTTGAATACGCCGGAGATGTTTTCGAAAACATGACTATGGAAGGTCGTATGACTGTTTGTAATCTAAGTATCGAAATGGGGGCTCGTGGTGGTATGATCGCTCCTGACCAAACTACTTTTGATTTCCTTGAAGGAAGATTATTTACCCCTAAAGGTGAAGCATGGACAAAAGCTGTTGAATATTGGAAAACTCTTAAAACTGATGCTGATGCTGTTTTTGATGCCGAATTAAATATCAAAGCTTCAGACATTGAACCAATGATTACTTACGGTACTAACCCTGGAATGGGAATTGGTATCTCAAAACATATTCCGAACGCTAATCAAGTTGAAGGCGGTGAGGAAACTTATAAAAAATCGTTAGCTTATATGGGCTTCCAGGAAGATGATGTGATGATTGGAAAACCAATTGATTACGTTTTCTTAGGAAGTTGTACAAACGGACGTATTGAAGATTTTAGGGCTTTCGCCGAAATTGTAAAAGGAAGAAAAAAAGCAGATAATGTTACCGCTTGGTTAGTTCCGGGTTCTCACGTTGTTGAAGCTCAGATTAAAGAAGAAGGTATTCTAGATATTCTTACCGAAGCTGGTTTTGTATTACGTCAGCCGGGTTGTTCAGCGTGTTTAGCAATGAACGATGATAAAGTTCCAGCAGGAAAATATGCGGTAAGTACTTCAA